A part of Kitasatospora acidiphila genomic DNA contains:
- a CDS encoding EamA family transporter, which translates to MRSSRRAVGLTLALISAFSFGSSGAAAKPLIEAGLSPLHVVWLRCTGAAVLLLPLAWRHRAIVRERPGLLIGFGLLGVAGVQAWYFAAISRIPVGVALMLEYFGPPLLLCYVRFVQRKPVTLRAAMGAVVAVGGLVCVVQAWQGLRFDALGVLFGLCAACCQVGYFVLADASSRGDKPADPMGVSAYGLLVGALALTVIARPWNAHWSKLGGHAVLAGHQVPALLPAAWMVLVATVIAYLTGVVSVGHLSPPVAGVVANIEAVVATVLAWFVLGEHLAAPQLFGGVLVLLGALVAQTSRPSEPAATGPAPAPTEPSTTESCPAQP; encoded by the coding sequence ATGCGCTCCTCCCGACGGGCCGTCGGCCTCACCCTCGCCCTGATATCCGCGTTCTCCTTCGGCAGCTCCGGCGCGGCCGCCAAACCGCTGATCGAGGCCGGCCTGTCGCCGCTGCACGTGGTCTGGCTGCGCTGCACCGGTGCCGCCGTGCTGCTGCTGCCGCTGGCCTGGCGGCACCGGGCGATCGTGCGGGAGCGGCCCGGGCTGCTGATCGGCTTCGGACTGCTCGGGGTCGCCGGGGTGCAGGCGTGGTACTTCGCGGCGATCTCCCGGATCCCGGTCGGGGTGGCGCTGATGCTGGAGTACTTCGGGCCGCCGCTGCTGCTCTGCTACGTCCGGTTCGTGCAGCGCAAGCCGGTCACGCTGCGGGCGGCGATGGGTGCCGTGGTGGCGGTCGGCGGGCTGGTCTGCGTGGTCCAGGCCTGGCAGGGGCTGCGGTTCGACGCGCTCGGCGTGCTCTTCGGGCTGTGCGCGGCCTGCTGCCAGGTGGGCTACTTCGTGCTGGCCGATGCGAGCAGTCGCGGCGACAAGCCCGCCGACCCCATGGGTGTCTCGGCCTACGGCCTGCTGGTCGGTGCGCTGGCCCTCACCGTGATCGCCCGCCCGTGGAACGCCCACTGGTCGAAGCTGGGCGGCCATGCCGTGCTGGCCGGGCACCAGGTGCCGGCGCTGCTGCCGGCGGCCTGGATGGTGCTGGTCGCCACCGTGATCGCCTATCTGACCGGCGTGGTCTCGGTCGGCCACCTCTCGCCGCCGGTGGCCGGCGTGGTCGCCAACATCGAGGCGGTGGTGGCCACCGTGCTCGCCTGGTTCGTGCTCGGCGAGCACCTGGCGGCGCCCCAGCTCTTCGGGGGCGTGCTGGTGCTGCTGGGCGCGCTGGTCGCGCAGACCAGCCGCCCGAGCGAGCCCGCGGCCACCGGACCCGCTCCGGCGCCGACCGAACCGTCGACCACCGAAAGCTGCCCCGCCCAGCCCTGA
- a CDS encoding transglycosylase domain-containing protein, protein MPRPTSAPVSRLRRLLRSGRPRRAGWRRLIPTRRFALFSTLTVLLGCAGFLGLGLLLVKVPDAHAAATAQRNTWLYRDGTVLAQTGETNRQSVALDQVSPEAQHAVLAAEDRSFYREGAVNPSALLRAGWNTLTGQGTQGGSTITQQYVKNAYLTHQQTVSRKARELSRSAISPRPPR, encoded by the coding sequence GTGCCGCGACCGACCTCCGCCCCCGTGTCCCGGCTGCGCCGGCTGCTGCGCTCCGGACGTCCGCGCCGCGCCGGCTGGCGCCGCCTGATACCCACCCGGCGGTTCGCACTCTTCTCGACGCTCACCGTGCTGCTGGGCTGCGCCGGCTTCCTGGGGCTGGGCCTCCTGCTGGTCAAGGTGCCGGACGCGCACGCCGCCGCCACCGCCCAGCGCAACACCTGGCTCTACCGGGACGGCACGGTGCTCGCCCAGACCGGCGAGACCAACCGGCAGAGCGTGGCCCTGGACCAGGTCTCCCCCGAGGCGCAGCACGCCGTGCTGGCCGCCGAGGACCGGTCGTTCTACCGGGAGGGCGCGGTCAACCCGTCGGCGCTGCTGCGGGCCGGCTGGAACACCCTCACCGGGCAGGGCACCCAGGGCGGTTCGACGATCACCCAGCAGTACGTCAAGAACGCCTACCTGACCCACCAGCAGACCGTCAGCCGCAAGGCCCGCGAGCTCAGCCGGTCCGCGATTTCGCCGCGCCCGCCGCGGTGA
- a CDS encoding sensor histidine kinase — protein MSLVDTLRRWSVPAWAVDLALVVPALADALLNFPPPRDWHFWVSAAAAVVLVVRRRWPRTVLLLTLPGLFAGSALVAPMIAVYTVARSERPAWQKQLALGLVAVGSFLPWPITSLPRETLSDITQHLIYAVMLAAGPVVLGLLVRTREDLSARVAELAELRDVERMLYAKTVVAEERARIAREMHDVVSHQAGLIAVQAGALQVTTKDPQTRETAATLRGLAVATLEELRSMILVLRAAGAGPTELVPQPRLADLPRLVGAAEVAATLRIEGHDPAARPLPEPVERAAYRTVQEALTNVRKHAPDAATEVRVQVEADCLRVSVCNAAPRVGAAAGSLPGGHHGLIGLRERAGLLGGRITAQATTAGGFEVALWLPLPRQADPQAA, from the coding sequence GTGAGCCTCGTGGACACTCTCCGGCGGTGGTCCGTCCCGGCCTGGGCGGTCGATCTCGCACTCGTGGTCCCGGCCCTGGCCGACGCCCTGCTGAACTTCCCGCCGCCCCGCGACTGGCACTTCTGGGTCTCGGCGGCCGCCGCCGTGGTGCTGGTGGTCCGCCGCCGCTGGCCGCGGACCGTGCTGCTGCTCACCCTGCCCGGCCTGTTCGCGGGCAGCGCCCTGGTCGCCCCGATGATCGCCGTCTACACGGTGGCCCGCAGCGAGCGGCCGGCCTGGCAGAAGCAGCTGGCCCTGGGGCTGGTGGCGGTCGGCAGCTTCCTGCCCTGGCCGATCACCTCACTGCCACGGGAGACCCTCAGCGACATCACCCAGCACCTGATCTACGCCGTGATGCTCGCCGCCGGCCCGGTGGTCCTGGGCCTGCTGGTCCGCACCCGCGAGGACCTCTCGGCGCGGGTCGCCGAGCTCGCCGAGCTGCGCGACGTCGAGCGGATGCTCTACGCCAAGACCGTGGTCGCCGAGGAGCGGGCCCGGATCGCCCGCGAGATGCACGACGTGGTCTCGCACCAGGCGGGCCTGATCGCGGTCCAGGCCGGCGCCCTGCAGGTGACCACCAAGGACCCGCAGACCAGGGAGACCGCCGCCACCCTGCGCGGGCTCGCGGTGGCCACCCTGGAGGAGCTGCGCTCGATGATCCTGGTGCTGCGCGCGGCCGGGGCCGGCCCGACCGAGCTGGTCCCGCAGCCCCGGCTGGCCGATCTGCCCCGGCTGGTCGGCGCCGCCGAGGTGGCCGCCACGCTGCGGATCGAGGGCCACGACCCGGCCGCCCGCCCGCTGCCCGAGCCGGTGGAGCGGGCCGCCTACCGCACCGTCCAGGAGGCGCTGACCAACGTCCGCAAGCACGCGCCCGACGCGGCGACCGAGGTGCGGGTCCAGGTCGAGGCGGACTGCCTGCGGGTCAGCGTGTGCAACGCCGCGCCCCGGGTCGGTGCGGCGGCGGGCTCGCTGCCGGGCGGGCACCACGGCCTGATCGGACTGCGCGAGCGGGCCGGGCTGCTGGGCGGGCGGATCACGGCGCAGGCCACCACCGCCGGCGGCTTCGAGGTGGCGCTCTGGCTGCCGCTGCCCCGCCAGGCGGACCCTCAGGCGGCCTGA
- a CDS encoding MarR family winged helix-turn-helix transcriptional regulator — METVPPSLLDLTSFLLARTGRTARARLAARLAEREQRLWHLAVLAALADFGPQVQRELATRLAIDPSDLVKVLDDLTRAGQVDRTRSSTDRRRIQVSLTPTGRTALAELLRQARAVQNEVLAPLDADERALLHRLLLRLHQAPPVSGSSISEPGR; from the coding sequence ATGGAAACCGTGCCGCCGAGCCTGCTCGACCTGACCAGCTTCCTGCTCGCCCGGACCGGCCGGACCGCCCGGGCCCGGCTCGCCGCCCGGCTCGCCGAGCGGGAGCAGCGGTTGTGGCACCTGGCGGTGCTGGCCGCGCTCGCCGACTTCGGCCCCCAGGTGCAGCGCGAGCTGGCGACCCGGCTGGCCATCGACCCCAGCGACCTGGTCAAGGTGCTGGACGACCTGACCCGGGCCGGCCAGGTCGACCGGACCCGCTCCAGCACCGACCGCCGCCGGATCCAGGTGAGCCTCACCCCGACCGGCCGCACCGCGCTGGCCGAGCTGCTCCGGCAGGCCCGCGCCGTGCAGAACGAGGTGCTCGCCCCGCTCGACGCCGACGAGCGGGCCCTGCTGCACCGGCTGCTGCTCCGGCTGCACCAGGCCCCGCCGGTCTCCGGCAGCTCGATTTCAGAACCCGGCCGCTGA
- a CDS encoding VOC family protein, whose translation MDALYPRLLVTRFAECFRFYDAVLPELCGAVRRKGDAGGPYANWDVDDQAVLVLFDRAAMARVAGTAALPASAAPTQDAVMLVHRVADVAAALAHCLAHGGTPVAGPTDRPEWGPGLRTAHLRDPEGTLIELQSY comes from the coding sequence ATGGACGCGCTGTACCCACGACTGCTGGTCACCCGGTTCGCCGAGTGCTTCCGGTTCTACGACGCCGTACTGCCCGAGCTGTGCGGCGCGGTGCGGCGCAAGGGCGACGCCGGCGGCCCGTACGCCAACTGGGACGTCGACGACCAGGCCGTCCTGGTGCTCTTCGACCGCGCCGCGATGGCCCGGGTGGCCGGCACCGCGGCGCTGCCCGCCAGTGCGGCGCCGACCCAGGACGCGGTGATGCTGGTGCACCGGGTCGCCGACGTGGCCGCGGCGCTGGCGCACTGCCTGGCGCACGGCGGCACGCCGGTGGCCGGGCCCACCGACCGCCCCGAGTGGGGGCCCGGCCTGCGCACCGCGCACCTGCGCGACCCGGAGGGCACGCTGATCGAGCTGCAGTCCTACTGA